One genomic region from Ornithinicoccus hortensis encodes:
- the purH gene encoding bifunctional phosphoribosylaminoimidazolecarboxamide formyltransferase/IMP cyclohydrolase, with amino-acid sequence MTDEGRRPISRALISVYDKTGLEELVQGLHAAGVALVSTGSTAGRIEAAGVPVTRVEEVTGFPECLDGRVKTLHPKVHAGLLADTRNPEHVRQLADLEVEPFDLVVSNLYPFADTVASGATPEECVEQIDIGGPSMVRASAKNHASVAVVTDPSAYLQVLEAVAAGGFTLAERTQLAALAFRHTATYDVAVASWMGNVLTDTSEGTGFPSWVGATWERQAVLRYGENPHQRAALYADGYLTEPGLAQAEQLHGKEMSYNNYIDADAARRAAHDHGDQPTVAIIKHANPCGIAVGQDIAEAHRKAHACDPVSAYGGIVATNRPVTLELAHQLQDIFTEVVVAPDFEPAAVEVLTAKKNLRLLRATSPSGGGIETRPVSGGMLMQAVDAIDAEGDDPATWTLAAGAAADEATLADLAFAWRSVRATKSNAILLARDGASVGIGMGQVNRVDSCQLAVSRAGAERAAGSVGASDAFFPFADGLQILLDAGVRAVVSPGGSIRDAEVVAAAEQAGATLYFTGTRHFAH; translated from the coding sequence ATGACTGACGAGGGTCGCCGCCCGATCTCCCGGGCCCTGATCTCGGTCTATGACAAGACCGGCCTGGAGGAGCTCGTGCAGGGCCTGCACGCCGCCGGGGTCGCCCTGGTGTCCACCGGTTCCACGGCCGGGAGGATCGAGGCGGCCGGGGTGCCGGTCACCCGGGTCGAGGAGGTCACCGGCTTCCCCGAGTGCTTGGACGGCCGGGTCAAGACGCTGCACCCGAAGGTGCACGCCGGGCTGCTCGCCGACACCCGCAACCCCGAGCACGTCCGCCAGCTGGCGGACCTGGAGGTCGAGCCGTTCGACCTGGTGGTGAGCAACCTGTACCCGTTCGCGGACACCGTCGCCTCCGGCGCCACGCCGGAGGAGTGCGTCGAGCAGATCGACATCGGGGGGCCCTCGATGGTCCGCGCGTCCGCCAAGAACCACGCGAGCGTCGCCGTGGTCACCGACCCCTCGGCATACCTGCAGGTCCTGGAAGCCGTCGCCGCCGGGGGGTTCACCCTCGCGGAGCGCACGCAGTTGGCTGCCCTGGCGTTCCGGCACACCGCGACCTACGACGTGGCGGTCGCCTCCTGGATGGGCAACGTGCTCACCGACACCAGCGAGGGGACCGGCTTCCCGTCCTGGGTCGGGGCGACCTGGGAGCGGCAGGCGGTGCTGCGCTACGGCGAGAACCCGCACCAGCGGGCCGCCCTGTATGCCGACGGCTACCTCACCGAGCCGGGCCTGGCGCAGGCCGAGCAGCTGCACGGCAAAGAGATGTCCTACAACAACTACATCGATGCCGATGCCGCCCGGAGGGCCGCGCACGACCACGGGGACCAGCCGACGGTCGCGATCATCAAGCACGCCAACCCCTGCGGCATCGCGGTCGGGCAGGACATCGCCGAGGCGCACCGCAAGGCACACGCCTGCGACCCCGTCTCGGCCTACGGGGGCATCGTCGCCACGAACCGGCCGGTGACCCTCGAGCTCGCCCACCAGCTCCAGGACATCTTCACCGAGGTCGTGGTGGCCCCGGACTTCGAGCCGGCCGCGGTCGAGGTGCTCACCGCGAAGAAGAACCTGCGGCTGCTCCGGGCCACGTCCCCGTCCGGCGGTGGGATCGAGACGCGGCCGGTGTCCGGGGGGATGCTGATGCAGGCCGTGGACGCCATCGACGCCGAGGGCGACGACCCGGCCACCTGGACCCTGGCGGCCGGTGCGGCCGCCGACGAGGCGACGCTGGCCGACCTGGCGTTCGCCTGGCGCTCGGTGCGCGCCACCAAGTCGAACGCGATCCTGTTGGCCCGGGACGGCGCCAGCGTCGGGATCGGGATGGGGCAGGTCAACCGGGTCGACTCCTGCCAGCTGGCGGTCTCCCGGGCCGGGGCGGAACGGGCGGCCGGGTCCGTCGGTGCCTCGGACGCGTTCTTCCCGTTCGCCGACGGCCTGCAGATCCTGCTGGACGCGGGTGTCCGGGCCGTCGTCTCGCCCGGCGGCTCGATCCGCGACGCGGAGGTCGTCGCCGCGGCCGAGCAGGCCGGTGCCACCCTGTACTTCACCGGGACCAGGCACTTTGCGCACTGA
- a CDS encoding DMT family transporter translates to MSASTSGRTLFLALLAAFTCGALLAIQSRIHGILAGGIGTFQTAWWSFGSGALLLCLFLLAPRYREHVARIPAALRSGGLRWWQLLGGVCGGLLVAVQAYAVPLVGVAAFLIAIVGGQVVSALLVDKWGLGPAGAKALSTARVLAAAVAATGVAIAATAGGNGGGTFGVVPVALAFVIGLGSAVQQAFNGQVGVAARDSLVTAHLNFATGLLTLLVVGAVAVLRAGPPDPSGQPWWVWVGGILGICYIALAAWAVRHIGILLFGLVTITSQMSIALALDLAVAETRALIGPQLLIGIGLTVLAACGAALAANRERRPLPAAR, encoded by the coding sequence TTGAGCGCGTCCACGTCCGGTCGGACGTTGTTCCTGGCGCTCCTGGCGGCGTTCACCTGCGGGGCGCTGCTGGCCATCCAGTCGCGGATCCACGGCATCCTCGCGGGCGGGATCGGCACCTTCCAGACCGCCTGGTGGAGCTTCGGCTCCGGGGCCCTGCTGCTGTGCCTGTTCCTGCTGGCGCCCCGCTACCGGGAGCACGTCGCGCGGATCCCGGCCGCGCTCCGGTCCGGGGGGTTGCGCTGGTGGCAGCTGCTCGGTGGGGTGTGCGGCGGCCTGCTCGTCGCCGTGCAGGCGTATGCCGTGCCCCTGGTGGGGGTGGCCGCCTTCCTGATCGCGATCGTCGGTGGCCAGGTGGTCAGCGCCCTCCTGGTGGACAAGTGGGGACTGGGGCCGGCCGGCGCCAAGGCGCTGTCGACCGCCCGGGTCCTGGCGGCGGCCGTGGCCGCGACCGGGGTCGCCATCGCGGCCACGGCCGGGGGTAACGGGGGCGGCACGTTCGGCGTCGTCCCGGTGGCGCTGGCCTTCGTCATCGGGCTCGGGTCGGCGGTCCAGCAGGCGTTCAACGGGCAGGTCGGGGTGGCCGCGCGGGACTCCCTGGTCACCGCCCACCTGAACTTCGCCACCGGGTTGCTCACCCTGCTGGTCGTGGGGGCCGTCGCGGTGCTGCGAGCCGGCCCGCCGGACCCCTCCGGGCAGCCGTGGTGGGTCTGGGTCGGCGGGATCCTGGGGATCTGCTACATCGCCCTCGCGGCATGGGCTGTCCGGCACATCGGGATCCTGCTCTTCGGGCTCGTCACGATCACCAGCCAGATGTCGATCGCCCTGGCGCTCGACCTCGCCGTCGCCGAGACCCGGGCGCTGATCGGTCCCCAGCTGCTGATCGGCATCGGGCTGACCGTGCTGGCGGCCTGCGGGGCGGCGCTGGCCGCCAACCGCGAGCGGCGCCCGCTGCCCGCTGCCCGGTGA
- a CDS encoding bifunctional methylenetetrahydrofolate dehydrogenase/methenyltetrahydrofolate cyclohydrolase, with the protein MTAQILDGKAGLATIKEELALRVRALREQGVRPGLGTVLVGDDPGSTWYVNAKHRDCAEIGIESMRRDLPAGSTQAEVEAVVDELNGDDACTAFLVQQPTGLDEFAILSRVLPEKDVDGLHPVNLGSLVLGRAAPLPCTPVGVVELLRRHDVEVAGAEVVVVGRGLTVGRPLGLILTRRSENATVTLCHTGTRDLAAHTRRADIVVSAAGVPDLVTADMVRPGAAVLDVGVARVDGKIAGDVAADVAEVAGWISPNPGGVGPMTRAMLLTNVVEAAERQAAAGGAPSIPAGPAPTP; encoded by the coding sequence ATGACGGCACAGATCCTTGACGGCAAGGCCGGGTTGGCGACCATCAAGGAGGAGCTCGCGCTCCGGGTCCGGGCGCTGCGGGAGCAGGGGGTCCGCCCCGGGTTGGGCACCGTGCTCGTGGGGGACGACCCCGGGAGCACCTGGTACGTGAACGCCAAGCACCGCGACTGCGCCGAGATCGGCATCGAGTCCATGCGCCGCGACCTCCCCGCCGGCAGCACCCAGGCGGAGGTGGAGGCGGTGGTCGACGAGCTCAACGGCGACGACGCCTGCACGGCCTTCCTGGTGCAGCAACCCACCGGCCTCGACGAGTTCGCGATCCTGTCCCGCGTGCTGCCGGAGAAGGACGTCGACGGACTGCACCCGGTCAACCTGGGCAGCCTGGTCCTCGGGCGGGCCGCTCCGCTGCCCTGCACCCCGGTGGGGGTCGTGGAGCTGCTGCGCCGCCACGACGTCGAGGTCGCCGGGGCCGAGGTCGTGGTGGTGGGGCGTGGCCTGACGGTCGGCCGCCCGCTCGGCCTGATCCTGACCCGTCGCTCGGAGAACGCCACGGTGACCCTGTGCCACACCGGGACCCGCGACCTGGCCGCCCACACGCGGCGGGCCGACATCGTGGTGTCCGCTGCCGGGGTGCCGGACCTGGTCACCGCCGACATGGTCCGTCCCGGGGCAGCCGTCCTGGACGTGGGAGTCGCCCGGGTGGACGGCAAGATCGCGGGCGACGTCGCCGCCGACGTGGCGGAGGTGGCCGGTTGGATCTCGCCCAACCCCGGCGGCGTGGGCCCGATGACCCGCGCCATGCTGCTGACCAACGTGGTCGAGGCCGCCGAGCGTCAGGCTGCGGCCGGTGGCGCCCCGTCGATCCCTGCGGGCCCCGCCCCGACCCCGTGA
- a CDS encoding DUF3017 domain-containing protein, whose protein sequence is MTEHQDTPAPGPDEDAAADGVEVGDQAVAPPLPTWRRRQPLGWWWILPVGLVAAFGVLLQGELREFGYVVAGTLATAGLVRLVLPRGAVGGLLVRSRWLDVACLWGFALAVAFLSATLRIR, encoded by the coding sequence GTGACGGAGCACCAGGACACCCCGGCCCCGGGCCCGGACGAGGACGCCGCGGCCGACGGGGTGGAGGTGGGGGACCAGGCGGTGGCTCCGCCGCTCCCGACCTGGCGGCGCCGCCAACCGCTGGGCTGGTGGTGGATCCTGCCGGTCGGCCTCGTCGCAGCGTTCGGGGTGCTGCTGCAGGGCGAGCTGCGCGAGTTCGGCTACGTCGTGGCGGGCACCCTGGCGACCGCCGGTCTGGTCCGGTTGGTCCTGCCCCGGGGCGCCGTCGGCGGCCTCCTGGTGAGGTCCCGGTGGCTGGACGTGGCGTGCCTGTGGGGTTTCGCGCTGGCGGTGGCCTTCCTCAGCGCGACCCTGCGGATCCGCTGA
- a CDS encoding malate dehydrogenase — translation MNTTPVKVAVTGAAGQIGYSLLFRIASGDLLGRDTPVQLRLLEITPALKALEGVVMELDDCAFPTLAGVEIGDDPNTIFDGANIALLVGARPRAKGMERGDLLEANGAIFTGQGKALNDHAADDVRITVTGNPANTNALIAMSNAPDIPRERFSALTRLDHNRALAQLAAKAGVTVSDISKMTIWGNHSATQYPDIFHAEIGGRSAAEVVDDQDWLENTFIPTVAKRGAAIIEARGSSSAASAASATIDHTRDWLQGSPEGSWLSMAVPSDGSYGVAEGLISSFPVTTSGGEVSIVQGLEIDDFSRGKIDASVAELEEERQAVTELGLI, via the coding sequence GTGAACACCACTCCCGTCAAGGTCGCCGTCACCGGCGCCGCCGGCCAGATCGGCTACAGCCTCCTGTTCCGCATCGCCAGCGGTGACCTGCTCGGCCGGGACACCCCGGTGCAGCTGCGCCTGCTGGAGATCACCCCCGCGCTCAAGGCCCTCGAGGGCGTCGTCATGGAGCTGGACGACTGCGCGTTCCCCACCCTGGCGGGGGTCGAGATCGGCGACGACCCCAACACCATCTTCGACGGCGCGAACATCGCGCTGCTGGTGGGGGCGCGCCCGCGCGCCAAGGGCATGGAGCGTGGCGACCTGCTCGAGGCCAACGGGGCCATCTTCACCGGTCAGGGCAAGGCGCTGAACGACCACGCGGCCGACGACGTCCGGATCACCGTGACCGGCAACCCGGCCAACACCAACGCGCTCATCGCGATGAGCAACGCCCCCGACATCCCGCGCGAGCGGTTCTCCGCGCTGACCCGGTTGGACCACAACCGCGCCCTGGCGCAGCTGGCCGCCAAGGCCGGGGTCACCGTGTCCGACATCTCCAAGATGACGATCTGGGGCAACCACTCCGCCACCCAGTACCCCGACATCTTCCACGCCGAGATCGGCGGCCGCAGCGCGGCCGAGGTCGTGGACGACCAGGACTGGTTGGAGAACACCTTCATCCCCACCGTGGCCAAGCGCGGCGCCGCCATCATCGAGGCTCGCGGCTCCTCTTCCGCAGCCTCCGCCGCATCGGCCACCATCGACCACACCCGCGACTGGCTGCAGGGCAGCCCCGAGGGGTCCTGGCTGTCCATGGCGGTCCCCTCCGACGGGTCCTACGGCGTCGCGGAGGGCCTGATCAGCTCCTTCCCGGTGACCACCTCCGGCGGAGAGGTCTCGATCGTCCAGGGCCTGGAGATCGACGACTTCTCCCGCGGCAAGATCGACGCCTCGGTCGCCGAGCTGGAGGAGGAGCGTCAGGCGGTCACCGAGCTCGGCCTCATCTGA
- a CDS encoding NADP-dependent isocitrate dehydrogenase yields MATIIYTLTDEAPMLATHSLKPVIEAFASTAGVEVETRDISLAGRIIAVFGDLLPEEQRAGDALAELGEMSHDPSANIIKLPNISASLPQLKAAIAELQEKGYALPDYPEDPSTPEEEDARARYDKVKGSAVNPVLRQGNSDRRAPAAVKNYARSHPHSMGVWSADSRTNVATMGQDDFASNEKSVVLAADDTLTIAHLAGDGTRTVLKDGLKVLEGEVVDATVLRAAALDTFLAAQVARAKEEGVLFSVHLKATMMKVSDPIIFGHVVRAFFPQVFEQYGEQLAAAGLSPNNGLGSILAGLDSVEGGAEIRAAIEQGLADGPELAMVDSDKGITNLHVPSDVIVDASMPAMIRTSGKMWGPDGEQADTLAVLPDSSYAGIYQVVIDDCRAHGAFDPTTMGSVPNVGLMAQAAEEYGSHDKTFEIGADGVVQVVDSSGAVLLEHEVAAGDIWRACQTKDVAIRDWVKLAVTRARASQTPAVFWLDRERAHDANLIGKVETYLADHDTEGLEISIKSPVEATAYTLERIRRGEDTISVTGNVLRDYLTDLFPILELGTSAKMLSVVPLIAGGGLFETGAGGSAPKHVQQLVKENYLRWDSLGEFLALAVSLEHLATSTGNARAQVLADTLDRATEKVLNENRSPARKLGSIDNRGSHFYLALYWAQELAAQTEDAELAAAFAGVAGALADNEEKITGELLAVQGQPADIGGYYRPDEAKAAAVMRPSATFNEVLATLG; encoded by the coding sequence ATGGCCACGATCATCTATACCCTGACCGACGAGGCGCCCATGCTGGCGACCCACTCGCTCAAGCCCGTCATCGAGGCGTTCGCCTCCACCGCGGGCGTGGAGGTGGAGACGCGCGACATCTCCCTGGCCGGACGCATCATCGCGGTATTCGGGGACCTGCTGCCGGAGGAGCAGCGGGCCGGTGACGCCCTCGCCGAGCTGGGTGAGATGTCGCACGACCCGTCCGCCAACATCATCAAGCTGCCCAACATCAGCGCCTCGCTGCCGCAGCTGAAGGCCGCCATCGCCGAGCTGCAGGAGAAGGGGTACGCGCTGCCGGACTACCCGGAGGACCCGAGTACCCCCGAGGAGGAGGACGCCCGGGCCCGCTACGACAAGGTCAAGGGGAGCGCGGTCAACCCGGTCCTGCGCCAGGGGAACTCCGACCGGCGTGCACCGGCCGCGGTGAAGAACTACGCCCGCTCCCACCCGCACTCGATGGGGGTCTGGTCCGCCGACTCCAGGACCAACGTGGCCACGATGGGTCAGGACGACTTCGCCAGCAACGAGAAGTCCGTCGTCCTCGCGGCCGACGACACGCTCACCATCGCCCACCTCGCCGGGGACGGCACCCGCACGGTGCTCAAGGACGGGCTGAAGGTCCTCGAGGGCGAGGTCGTCGACGCGACCGTGCTGCGGGCCGCCGCGCTCGACACCTTCCTCGCCGCGCAGGTCGCGCGGGCCAAGGAGGAGGGCGTCCTCTTCTCGGTGCACCTCAAGGCCACCATGATGAAGGTGTCCGACCCGATCATCTTCGGGCACGTCGTGCGCGCCTTCTTCCCGCAGGTGTTCGAGCAGTATGGCGAGCAGCTGGCGGCGGCGGGCCTGTCACCCAACAACGGGCTGGGCTCGATCCTGGCCGGGCTCGACTCGGTCGAGGGCGGGGCGGAGATCAGGGCGGCCATCGAGCAGGGGCTGGCCGACGGCCCGGAGCTGGCGATGGTCGACTCCGACAAGGGCATCACCAACCTGCACGTGCCCAGCGACGTCATCGTCGACGCCTCGATGCCGGCGATGATCCGCACGTCCGGGAAGATGTGGGGCCCCGACGGTGAGCAGGCGGACACCCTCGCGGTGCTCCCGGACAGCAGCTACGCCGGCATCTACCAGGTCGTCATCGACGACTGCCGCGCGCACGGCGCGTTCGACCCGACCACGATGGGCTCGGTGCCCAACGTCGGCCTGATGGCCCAGGCCGCCGAGGAGTACGGCAGCCACGACAAGACCTTCGAGATCGGGGCCGACGGGGTGGTCCAGGTCGTCGACTCCTCCGGCGCCGTGCTGCTGGAGCACGAGGTCGCCGCCGGTGACATCTGGCGGGCCTGCCAGACCAAGGACGTGGCGATCCGGGACTGGGTCAAGCTCGCCGTCACCCGGGCCCGCGCCTCGCAGACCCCGGCCGTGTTCTGGCTGGACCGCGAGCGGGCGCACGATGCCAACCTGATCGGCAAGGTCGAGACCTACCTGGCGGACCACGACACGGAGGGACTCGAGATCTCGATCAAGTCCCCGGTGGAGGCCACGGCATACACCCTGGAGCGGATCCGCCGCGGCGAGGACACCATCTCTGTCACCGGCAACGTGCTGCGTGACTACCTGACCGACCTGTTCCCCATCCTCGAGCTGGGCACCAGCGCCAAGATGCTCTCGGTGGTCCCGCTGATCGCCGGTGGCGGACTCTTCGAGACCGGGGCCGGCGGGTCGGCGCCCAAGCACGTCCAGCAGCTGGTCAAGGAGAACTACCTGCGGTGGGACAGCCTCGGTGAGTTCCTGGCGCTCGCGGTGAGCCTGGAGCACCTGGCCACCAGCACGGGCAACGCCCGGGCCCAGGTGCTGGCCGACACCCTCGACCGGGCCACCGAGAAGGTGCTCAACGAGAACCGTTCCCCGGCCCGCAAGCTGGGCAGCATCGACAACCGCGGCAGCCACTTCTACCTCGCGCTCTACTGGGCCCAGGAACTGGCCGCCCAGACCGAGGACGCCGAGCTCGCGGCGGCGTTCGCCGGGGTGGCGGGCGCGCTCGCGGACAACGAGGAGAAGATCACCGGGGAACTGCTGGCGGTCCAGGGCCAGCCGGCGGACATCGGTGGCTACTACCGACCGGACGAGGCCAAGGCCGCCGCGGTGATGCGCCCGTCGGCCACCTTCAACGAGGTGCTGGCCACGCTCGGCTGA
- a CDS encoding maleylpyruvate isomerase family mycothiol-dependent enzyme, with protein sequence MTLPVYLSVDRALARLDEADKALAATLGKLDEETLRGPSLLPGWTRAHVLAHLARNADALQHLVGWASTGREVPAYSSLEQREADIEEGAKQSLQRLRADVTTASSAFRQRAERLRGRTDLTDVRTGSTAVTMAGSQVPWMRLREVTMHHVDLDVGFLFKDCPTEVVHAALVEAADRLNGKVGCPHVTLIPSDGRKIHLGGGGQVVEGNTGRILLWVTRGIDRGVQSDKPLPVLPSYG encoded by the coding sequence ATGACACTGCCCGTGTACCTCAGCGTCGATCGAGCGCTGGCCCGGCTGGACGAGGCGGACAAGGCCCTCGCGGCCACCCTGGGCAAGCTCGACGAGGAGACCCTGCGCGGCCCGTCGCTGCTCCCCGGGTGGACCCGTGCCCACGTCCTGGCCCACCTGGCCCGTAACGCCGACGCCCTGCAGCACCTCGTCGGCTGGGCGTCCACCGGGCGCGAGGTGCCGGCCTACTCCTCCCTGGAGCAGCGGGAGGCCGACATCGAGGAGGGCGCCAAGCAGTCGCTCCAGCGTCTCCGCGCCGACGTGACCACGGCCTCCAGCGCGTTCCGGCAGCGCGCCGAGCGCCTGCGCGGGCGCACCGACCTCACGGACGTCCGCACCGGCAGCACGGCGGTGACGATGGCCGGCAGCCAGGTCCCGTGGATGCGGCTGCGCGAGGTGACCATGCACCACGTCGACCTCGATGTCGGCTTCCTCTTCAAGGACTGCCCCACCGAGGTCGTGCACGCCGCCCTGGTCGAGGCCGCCGACCGGCTGAACGGCAAGGTCGGCTGCCCGCACGTCACCCTCATCCCGTCCGACGGCCGCAAGATCCACCTCGGCGGCGGCGGTCAGGTGGTGGAGGGCAACACCGGCCGGATCCTGCTCTGGGTCACCCGCGGCATCGACCGCGGCGTGCAGAGCGACAAGCCCCTGCCGGTGCTGCCCAGCTACGGGTAA
- a CDS encoding S10 family peptidase: MVDDAQDGTPAQDPDGTAADAPDPGQEGRSSTPAPPEDDLVTTQHTLKVGRRTLRYSATTGRVVLREEVVKDDVFTGVEAKAEVFLTSYVLDQPASAPPRPVTFAFNGGPGSSSVWLHLGLLGPRRVQMGDVGALEAPPYALVDNAESLLAVSDLVFIDPVSTGYSRAVKGGKAKSYHGFTGDIESVGEIIRLWTSRNQRWMSPKFLAGESYGTTRAAALAEHLQQRYGMYLNGIMLISSVLDMGSIGLHEPDSDRAFVGFLPTYAAVAHYHGKHGRKALSTVVREAEEYCERDYPWALAQGRRLTGAQRAEHVRKVAGLTGLSPEWVDRADLRIEHLRFFTELLRDQGRVVGRLDSRFTGPAAAGNAELMDADPSHDAIAGPYAAAFNHHVRSELGYESDLHYEQISGKVHPWSFAEFEGRSVDVTPKLARAMRANPHLQVHVAYGWFDGATPYYAAREVLQHLAIPAELDANIEHKYYEAGHMMYVHEPSRLQQSADLADFVARASGRS; the protein is encoded by the coding sequence ATGGTCGACGACGCTCAGGACGGAACCCCCGCGCAGGACCCGGACGGCACCGCCGCCGACGCCCCCGACCCAGGTCAGGAGGGGCGCAGCAGCACCCCGGCGCCACCCGAGGACGACCTCGTCACCACCCAGCACACCCTGAAGGTCGGTCGGCGCACGCTGCGCTACTCCGCCACGACCGGACGGGTCGTGCTGCGCGAAGAGGTGGTCAAGGACGACGTCTTCACCGGCGTCGAGGCGAAGGCGGAGGTGTTCCTGACCTCCTACGTGCTGGACCAGCCGGCGAGCGCCCCACCGCGCCCGGTGACCTTCGCGTTCAACGGTGGCCCCGGCTCCTCCTCGGTGTGGCTGCACCTGGGGCTGCTCGGACCGCGCCGGGTGCAGATGGGCGACGTGGGGGCACTGGAGGCCCCGCCGTATGCCCTGGTGGACAACGCCGAGTCGTTGCTGGCCGTCTCCGACCTGGTCTTCATCGACCCGGTCTCCACGGGCTACTCGCGCGCGGTGAAGGGTGGCAAGGCCAAGAGCTACCACGGGTTCACCGGTGACATCGAGTCGGTCGGCGAGATCATCCGGCTGTGGACCTCCCGCAACCAGCGGTGGATGTCGCCCAAGTTCCTCGCGGGCGAGTCCTACGGCACCACCCGGGCCGCGGCCCTGGCCGAGCACCTGCAGCAGCGCTACGGGATGTACCTGAACGGCATCATGCTGATCTCCTCGGTGCTCGACATGGGGTCGATCGGCCTGCACGAGCCGGACAGCGACCGCGCCTTCGTCGGCTTCCTGCCCACCTACGCGGCGGTCGCCCACTACCACGGCAAGCACGGGCGCAAGGCGCTGTCCACCGTGGTCCGCGAGGCGGAGGAGTACTGCGAGCGCGACTATCCCTGGGCGCTGGCGCAGGGGCGTCGTCTGACGGGGGCGCAACGCGCCGAGCACGTCCGGAAGGTCGCCGGGCTCACCGGGCTCTCCCCCGAGTGGGTGGACCGCGCCGACCTGCGGATCGAGCACCTGCGGTTCTTCACCGAGCTGCTGCGCGACCAGGGCCGGGTCGTCGGTCGGCTGGACTCCAGGTTCACCGGGCCGGCGGCCGCCGGAAACGCCGAGCTGATGGACGCGGACCCCTCCCACGACGCCATCGCCGGGCCGTACGCCGCCGCCTTCAACCACCACGTCCGGTCCGAGCTGGGCTACGAGTCGGACCTGCACTACGAGCAGATCTCCGGCAAGGTCCACCCGTGGTCGTTCGCCGAGTTCGAGGGACGGTCGGTCGACGTCACCCCCAAGCTGGCACGGGCCATGCGGGCCAACCCCCACCTCCAGGTCCACGTGGCCTACGGCTGGTTCGACGGCGCGACCCCCTACTACGCCGCACGCGAGGTCTTGCAGCACCTGGCCATCCCCGCGGAGCTCGACGCCAACATCGAGCACAAGTACTACGAGGCGGGCCACATGATGTACGTCCACGAGCCGTCCCGGCTCCAGCAGTCGGCGGACCTGGCCGACTTCGTCGCCCGGGCGAGCGGGAGGTCCTGA
- a CDS encoding 2'-5' RNA ligase family protein: MTARVEQSLTVGVALPIPEPWGEQLRQVRLGFGEERAAHIPTHVTLLPPTQVAVDRCADLEEHLAGVAERHAAFPMVLRGTGTFRPVSDVVYIQVANGVAPCEELERAVREGPVSRELQFPYHPHVTVAHDMESATLDRAFEELSSFHCEFTADRFTLYVHDGDEVWRTLRRFQLTG; the protein is encoded by the coding sequence GTGACAGCCCGTGTCGAGCAGAGCCTTACCGTGGGGGTCGCGCTGCCGATCCCGGAGCCCTGGGGAGAGCAGTTGCGTCAGGTCCGGCTCGGGTTCGGCGAGGAGCGAGCGGCGCACATCCCCACCCACGTGACCCTGCTGCCACCCACCCAGGTGGCGGTCGACCGGTGCGCCGACCTCGAGGAGCACCTGGCGGGTGTCGCCGAACGGCACGCCGCCTTCCCCATGGTGCTGCGGGGCACCGGCACCTTCCGTCCGGTGTCGGACGTGGTCTACATCCAGGTCGCCAACGGGGTGGCGCCGTGCGAGGAGCTGGAGCGCGCGGTCCGGGAGGGGCCGGTGTCGCGGGAACTCCAGTTCCCCTACCACCCACACGTCACGGTGGCCCACGACATGGAGTCCGCCACCCTGGACCGTGCCTTCGAGGAGCTGTCCTCGTTCCACTGCGAGTTCACCGCCGACCGGTTCACCCTCTACGTGCACGACGGCGACGAGGTGTGGCGCACGCTGCGCCGTTTCCAACTCACCGGGTGA